The DNA region TGGTCTCCACAAGCCGCGCACGCTGCTCGGAGAGCGGCTGAACGACGTCGTGCGGACCACCTGGGCCGAGGTCGACGTCATCGGCTTCTGCCTGCCCGCCGACCAGAAGCTCGGCCCCGGCGACACGTTCATCATCAAGGAACTCGCCGGGATCAAGAAGACCCCGAAGATCGCGATCGTCACCAAGACCGACCTGGTCGACTCCAAGGCGCTCGCCGAGCAGTTGCTGGCCGTCTCCCGCCTCGGCGAGGAGCTCGGCTTCGAGTGGGCGGAGATCGTCCCGGTCTCGGCGGTCAAGGATCAGCAGGTCGGTCTCCTGGCCGATCTGATCGCCCCGCTGCTCCCCGAGAGCCCGCCGCTCTACCCGGAGGGCGACCTCACCGACGAGCCCGAGATGGTCATGGTCGCGGAGCTGATCCGCGAGGCCGCCCTGGAAGGCGTACGGGACGAGCTGCCGCACTCCATCGCGGTCGTCGTCGAGGAGATGCTGCCCCGCGAGGACCGCCCGGCGGACAAGCCGCTGCTGGACATCCACGCGAACGTCTACATCGAGCGGCCGAGCCAGAAGGGCATCATCATCGGCCCGAAGGGCAAGCGGCTGAAGGACGTGGGCACGAAGTCGCGCAAGCACATCGAGGCGCTGCTGGGCACGCCCGTCTTCCTGGACCTGCACGTGAAGGTCGCCAAGGACTGGCAACGCGACCCGAAGCAGCTGCGCAAGCTGGGGTTCTAGGGATACGGAATCCCGGGCGCGGGCCGGGATTCCGTGCACGTCCCCCATGCGGCGGCCTGTGCGTCCGGGCGCCCGGACGCTAGGCACCCTCTTTCAGGACCCGTGAGATCAGCGTCCGCTGGGCGTCCGTCAGGCGGGGGTCCGCGCAGTGCACCGTCCGGTCACCCACCGTGATCCGGTAGCGGAAGCCGTCCGGCACCCCCGCGGGCGGGCCGTCCCGGCCGGCGGCGAGCGCCGCATCGGCCAGGGACTCCCACTCCGCGGCGTCGGGCCGTTCCGAGGTGTCGACCTCGCCGTGTCGTGCGATGCCCGCGAATCCACCGGTCCGGCTCACCTGAATGCGCATGCGTAGCGGCTCCTGCCCTACCTGTCCGGACGATCCCGGTCCGTATCCGTATCTACCCGTTCACCTCGTCGGCACGCCCACCTCCGACCAGGCCTTCAGGACCGCCTCCGCCTCGTCACCCTCCCCGAACCGGCTCCGGGCCGCGGCGACGGTGCGCTTGGCGAAGTCCGCGAACGACGCGTCCTGGGCCAGTTCGCCCCCCGTCAGCACGTCGAACCAGATCCGGCCGGCCCGCTCCCAGGCGTTGCCGCCGAGGGCGGTGGCGAGCAGGTAGAAGGCGCGGTTGGGGATGCCGGAGTTGAGGTGCACCCCGCCGTTGTCCTCCTCCGTCTCGATGTAGTCGTCCATCGAGGCGGGCTGCGGGTCCTTGCCGAGCACGTCGTCGTCGTACGCGGTGCCCGGGGCCTTCATCGAGCGCAGCGCGACCCCGCTGACCCGCGGCGCCAGCAGCCCCGCGCCGATCAGCCAGTCGCCCTGTTCCGCGCTCTGGCCGAGCGAGTACTGCTTGACCAGGGAGCCGAAGACGTCGGACATCGATTCGTTGAGCGCGCCCGGCTGGCCCTGGTAGGTCAGGTTGGCCGTGTACTGGGTCAGTCCGTGCGTCAGTTCGTGGGCGATGACGTCGATGGCGACGGTGAAGTCGAGGAAGATCTCCCCGTCCCCGTCCCCGAAGACCATCTGCTCGCCGTCGAAGAACGCGTTGTTGTACTTCTCGTCATAGTGCACGGAGCCGATGAGCGGCAGCCCCCTGCCGTCGATCGAACTGCGGCCGTACTCCGAGAGCAGCAGTTCGAAGGTGGCGCCGAGTCCGGCGTACGCGCGGTTGACGCCGGCGTCCTGGGTGGGCTCGTCGCCCTCGTCGCGGACCTTGCGGCCGGGCAGGTCCGTGCCGTGGCGGCAGTCGTACAGGGTGCGGTGGGGCTTCGTCGGGACCGGATCGGCGGTGCGTGGGGCGAAGGGCGTCCGGGCCAGGGCGGTCACACGCCGGTGGTGGCGCCGGGCCCCGTCGGCCTCCAGGGTGCGGCGTGCGGGACCGGCCAGGGCCGGGTCGTCGGCCTGCGACAGTTTGTCGAGGAGATGGGGCGGCACGATGGTGCAGAAGACGGGCCTGAACCCGTTGTTCGGTCGAGGCTGCATGCATGCGACTGTGGCACTCCGTCACCGCACTGTCACCGCTTGCGACCGTGATTGACGAAATAGAGTGATGAGTCACCGTTTTGCCCCCATGAGTACCCGATCCCGCATACTGATACGGGCCGACGCGGCAGGAACCTCTCGGTTAGTCTCGTCGCATCATGCGTTTCGGGCTGCTCCTCCTTAGCTGCCGCGGCGAGGGCCTGTAGTCGTAGGCCGACTCCCTCCCCGCGGAGTTCGCTGGTGCAGCGACCCAGTCGGCCGCCCTGCTGGACCTCAGAGGAGCCGTACGCCATGACTGCCGTAAACCCCGCCCCGAACGCCGTGGACGCCGAGAGCGCCGCCCCCGTCGGCGGACCCACCCCGGTCACCAACGCGACGCAGCTCCAGAAGCCGTCGGGGATGCCCGTCCACAAGTACCGCGGGTACGAGGCCGTGGACATCGCCGACCGCACGTGGCCGGACAACCGCATCACCCGGGCGCCCCGCTGGCTCTCCACGGATCTGCGTGACGGCAATCAGGCGCTGATCGACCCGATGTCCCCCGCCCGTAAGCGCGAGATGTTCGACCTGCTCGTACGCATGGGCTACAAGGAGATCGAGGTCGGCTTCCCGTCCTCCGGCGAGACCGACTTCGCGTTCGTGCGCTCCATCATCGAAGAGGGCGCGATCCCCGAGGACGTGACGATCTCCGTCCTGACGCAGGCGCGTGAGGAGCTGATCGAGCGCACTGTCGAATCGCTGGTCGGCGCCCGGCGCGCCACCGTCCACCTGTACAACGCCACCGCACCCACCTTCCGCCGCGTGGTCTTCCGCGGATCGAAGGAGGAGGTCAAGCAGATCGCCGTGGACGGCACCCGGCTGGTCATGGAGTACGCGGACAAGATCCTGGGTGACGAGACGATCTTCGGCTACCAGTACAGCCCGGAGATCTTCACCGACACCGAACTGGACTTCGCCCTGGAGGTCTGCGAAGCCGTCTGCGACGTATGGCAGCCCGAGGAGGGCCGCGAGATCATCCTGAACCTGCCCGCCACCGTGGAGCGTTCGACGCCGTCCACGCACGCGGACCGGTTCGAGTGGATGTCCCGTCACCTGACCCGCCGCGAGCACGTCTGCCTGTCGGTGCACCCGCACAACGACCGCGGCACCGCCGTCGCCGCCGCCGAGCTGGCCATCATGGCGGGGGCCGACCGCATCGAGGGCTGCCTGTTCGGGCAGGGCGAGCGCACCGGCAACGTCGACCTGGTCACCCTGGGCATGAACCTCTTCTCGCAGGGCGTCGACCCGCAGATCGACTTCTCCCAGATCGACGAGATCCGCCGCACCAGCGAGTACTGCAACCAGATGGAGATCCACCCCCGCCACCCCTACGCGGGCGACCTGGTCTACACCGCCTTCTCCGGCTCCCACCAGGACGCCATCAAGAAGGGCTTCGACGCCATGGAGGCCGACGCCGCCTCCCAGGGGAAGACCGTCGACGAGATCGAGTGGGCGGTCCCGTACCTGCCGATCGACCCGAAGGACGTCGGCCGCTCCTACGAGGCCGTCATCCGGGTCAACTCGCAGTCCGGGAAGGGCGGAATCGCCTACGTCCTCAAGAACGACCACAAGCTGGACCTGCCGCGCCGGATGCAGATCGAGTTCTCCCGGATCATTCAGGCCAAGACCGACGCCGAGGGCGGCGAGGTCACGCCGTCGCAGATCTGGTCGACCTTCCGGGACGAGTACCTGCCCAGCCCGGAGAACACCGCGGGTCGATGGGGACGCGTGCAGATCCGCTCGGGCCAGACGACGACCGGCTCCGACGGCCAGGACACGATCACCGTCGAGGCGACCGTCGACGGCGCGGACACGGTACTGACCGGCACGGGCAACGGCCCGATCTCCGCGTTCTTCGAAGCGCTGCAGGCCATCGGCATCGACGCCCGTCTGCTGGATTACACCGAGCACACGATGAGCGAGGGAGCGAGCGCCCAGGCGGCCTCCTACATCGAGTGCGCCATCGACGGCAAGGTGCTGTGGGGCATCGGCATCGACGCCAACACCACGCGCGCCTCGCTCAAGGCCGTGGTCTCCGCGGTCAACCGCGCGACCCGCTGACGTCCTCCGCCCGCCGGGGGACAAACGTCCGACAGGGCGCGGATCCCTCCGGTCCACGAGCCCCGGCCACCCGTCATGGGGGGCCGGGGTTCGGCCATGTCCGGGTGTTGTGACATCCGGGATGCTGACGTCGCCACACACATGTGGCTAACATCACGTCCAACGCGGCAATGTTGCCTGTGGGTACCTCCCGTGCCCGAAGGGCTACGGGGGAGTTACGGAGGTGTACGACGTGCGGTCGGCCAAAGGACAACGCGCCATGAGACTGCGCGTGTACGGCATCCGTACCGTGTGGGACACCGTCGGTGACGGGGAATTCTTCTGCCCGGGCTGCGGTGGCGACCGCAACTACCGGCGGCTCAGCGGGCGCCGGCGCTTCACCGTGCTCGGTCTTCCGCTCCGTGCGCGCGGGAGCGCGGGGCCCGTCGTCGAATGCGCCGCCTGCCGGGCGCACTTCCCGGTCGGCACCCTCGACCACCCCACCACCACACGCTTCTCCACCATGCTGCGCGAGGCTGTGCACACCGTCACCCTCGCCGTGCTCGCGGCGGGCGGCACCACCTCCCGTACGGTCCTGGAGGCGGCGGCGGCCACCGTCCGCGACGCCGGACTCGACGAGTGCACCCAGGAGCAGCTCTTCACGATCGTCGAGGTGCTCGCCGCGGACACCGGACCGGAGGGCGCAGACTCCGCGGCCGAGGCCTGCGGCGCCGCCTTCGCCATCGAGCTGCACGAGGTGCTGGGCCCGCTCGCCCCGCATCTGGCCGCGGCCGGCCGGGAGTCGGTGCTGCTGCAGGGCGCCAGGATCGCGCTCGCCGACGGCCCGTACGGCCAGGCGGAGCTCGAGGTGCTGAGCACGGTGGGCAGCGCCCTGCAGATCGGTCCCGACGACACGGCGAGGCTGCTCGCCGCCGCGGCGCGTACGCCCTCGTAGGACCACCCGCCCACCGCGCCCGGCCGGCGCGGGCGGCTCAGCAGGGCGGCTGCGGGCCCGCGACGCGGACCCGGGGCCCGGGGGGCGCGCCGGTGGTCCGGGCGGGCACACCGGCCGTGGGGCCCCTTCCCGGGCCGGTTTCCGAGGCCGCGCGCGGTCCTTAGACCCTGTCCGGACGCCAGGTGGTCGTGGGGACCGACGACGGGCGGCCCTCCCGGTGGGCGACAATGGGCGCATGAGCTTGTTCCGGGACGACGGCGTCGTGCTGCGTACGCAGAAGCTGGGCGAGGCCGACCGGATCATCACGATCCTGACCCGCGGCCACGGCCGGGTGCGCGCCGTCGCGCGCGGTGTGCGCCGTACCAAGTCCAAGTTCGGGGCGCGACTCGAGCCCTTCTCCCACGTGGACGTGCAGTTCTTCGCACGCGGCAGCGAACTGATCGGCCGCGGGCTGCCCCTGTGCACGCAGAGCGAGACGATCGCCCCGTACGGCGGCGGCATCGTCTCCGACTACGGGCGCTACACCGCGGGCACGGCGATGCTCGAGACCGCCGAACGGTTCACCGACCACGAGGGCGAGCCCGCGGTCCAGCAGTACCTGCTGCTCGTCGGCGGCCTGCGCACCCTCGCACGCGCCGAGCACGCGCCGAACCTCATCCTGGACGCGTTCCTGCTGCGTTCCCTCGCCGTCAACGGTTACGCCCCGAGCTTCGACGACTGCGCCAGGTGCGGAATGCCCGGACCGAACCGGTTCTTCTCCGTCGCCGCGGGCGGCGTCATATGCGGGGACTGCCGGGTGCCCGGCAGCGTCGTACCCTCGGCGGAGGCCGTCGAGCTGCTGAGCGCACTGCTCACCGGTGACTGGGAGACGGCGGACGCGTCCGAGGCGCGTCATGTCAGGGAGGGGAGCGGGCTCGTGTCCGCCTATCTGCACTGGCATCTGGAGCGCGGCCTGCGCTCGCTGCGGTACGTAGAGAAGTGACACAGGGAGACGAGAGAAGCTCATGGCAGTACGCGGGATGCTCGGCGGCCGTAGCCGGCGTGAGTACAAGACCCCCGAGCCGCACCCCTCCGGCGCCACCCCGCCGAGGATCCCCGGCGAGCTCGTGCCCAAGCACGTCGCCGTCGTGATGGACGGCAACGGTCGCTGGGCCAAGGAGCGGGGCCTCCCGCGCACCGAGGGCCACAAGGTCGGCGAGGGCGTCGTCATGGACGTCCTCAAGGGCTGCATCGAGATGGGCGTCAAGAACCTCTCGCTGTACGCGTTCTCCACCGAGAACTGGAAGCGTTCGCCGGACGAGGTGAAGTTCCTGATGAACTTCAACCGGGACGTCATCCGCCGCCGGCGTGACGAGATGGACGAGCTCGGCATCCGCATCCGCTGGGTCGGCCGCATGCCGAAGCTGTGGAAGTCCGTCGTCCAGGAGCTCCAGGTCGCCCAGGAGCAGACCAAGGACAACGACAGGATGACGCTGTACTTCTGCGTCAACTACGGCGGCCGGGCCGAGATCGCCGACGCGGCGCAGCGCATCGCGCAGGACGTGGCGGCCGGGAAGCTCGACCCCGCGAAGGTCAACGAGAAGACCTTCGCGAAGTACATCTACTACCCGGACATGCCGGACGTGGACCTCTTCGTGCGCCCCAGCGGTGAGCAGCGCACGTCCAACTACCTGATCTGGCAGAGCGCGTACGCCGAGATGGTCTTCCAGGACGTCCTGTGGCCGGACTTCGACCGCCGCGACCTGTGGAGCGCCTGCCTGGAATTCGCCCGGCGCGACCGGCGCTTCGGCGGTGCCGAGGAAGCGGCACTGGGGCAGGGCCCGGCTGTCTGACCCCACCGGTACGATCATGGTCCGTCAGCCAGGGGAGGGGCCGTGTCACAGGAACCGGACGTGCACGAACGGGAGGCGGTCGAGCTCAAATTCCGGCCGACCTCCCAGGACTGTACGGGCGCGCTGCGGGCGCGCGCCCGGGTCAGCGCGGAGAGCAGGCGCCATCGGCTTCTCGGCTGTCTCCTGCTGGCGGCGGAGGCGGCGCTTGCGGGTGCTGAGCTGGGGCTCGACGTCGACTTCCCGGTGATCCTGTACGCGCTGGGGTGCGTCGTAGGCCCGCTGATGTTCCTGACCCCGTGGCTCACGGGCCGCCAGATGTGGGGATACGTCAAGCGGCAGGGCGAGTTCCGGGTGCGGGTGGACGAGGACGGCCTGACCGTCGCCATGGACCACTCCAGCGGGACGGTCACCTGGGCCGCGCAGCCCCGTTACGTCGAGACCGGCGAGCTGTTCGTCCTGCTCAGTGACGACCGCAACGCCACCGGGATCACCGTGCTGGCCAAGCGCGGCGCCGCCGGCCCGGCCGATGTCGATCGCCTGCGCGCGATGTTCGACCGCCACCTGACACGGGTCTGAGCGCCCCGGAGGCCACCCGGACTACTTCCGGGTGGCCTCCGGAGCGCCGGACGCGCAGTCCGCGCACGTCCCGAAGATCTCCACCGTGTGGGCCACGTTCACGTAGCCGTGCTGCGAGGCGATGGTCTCGGCCCACTGCTCCACGGCCGGGCCCTCGACCTCGACCGCCTTGCCGCAGACCCGGCAGACCAGGTGGTGGTGGTGCTCACCCGTCGAGCAGCGCCGGTAGACCGCCTCGCCGTCCGTGGTGCGCAGCACGTCGACCTCGCCCGCGTCGGCGAGGGACTGGAGCGTGCGGTAGACGGTGGTCAGCCCGACCGAGTCCCCCCGGTGCTTGAGCACGTCGTGGAGGTCCTGGGCGCTGCGGAACTCGTCCACCTCGTCGAGCGCCGCCGCGACCGCCGCCCGCTGCCGCGTGGACCGGCCGCGCACCGGAGCCGCGTTCGTGCCACTGATGGGCGCCGTCGCCACAGCTGCCTCCTCGTGTCGCCCGTACGTGTGTCGGGCCATTGTGCCAGCCCGGCCCGGTGACACGGTCACACCCGCACGTCGTCCGCGGGCGGGCGCGCCGCCGGTACCTCCAGGGTGCACTGCCCCGGGTCCTCCTCGTGCGCACGGGCCCGCCTGCGGGCCAGCGGCGTGGCGAGCGCGGTCAGCGCGATGAACGTGGCGATGGCGAGCAGCACGATCGTCGCGCCGGGGGGCACGTCCCGGTAGTACGAGGTCACGGTGCCGGCCAGGGTCACGGCCGTGCCGATGACGACGGACAGGACGAACGTCACCTTGAAGGACTTCGCGATCTGCTGGGCGGCGGCGACCGGGACCACCATCAGCGCGCTGACCAGCAGCAGGCCGACGACCCGCATCGCCACGGTGACCGTGACCGCCGCCGTCACGGCGACGAGCAGGTTGAGCGCGCGCACCGGCAGCCCGGTGACCCGGGCGAACTCCTCGTCCTGGCTGACCGCGAACAGTTGCCGCCGCAGCCCCACGGTCACCAGCACCACGAGGGCGGCCAGCACGACGATCGCGGTGACGTCCTCCTCGGAGACCGTCGACAGGGAGCCGAAGAGGAACGAGGTGAGGTTGGCGTTGGAGCCGGTGTCGGAGAGGTTGATCAGCATCACACCGCCCGCCATGCCGCCGTAGAAGAGCATGGCCAGGGCGATGTCGCCGCGGGTGCGTCCGTACCAGCGGATCAGTTCCATGACGACGGAGCCCGCCACGGCGACGAGGGTGGCCATCCAGACGGGGTTGGTGGAGAGCAGGAAGCCGAGACCGACACCGGTCATGGCGATGTGCCCGATGCCGTCGCCCATGAGGGCCTGGCGGCGCTGGACCAGGTAGACGCCGATGGCGGGGGCGGTGATCCCGACCAGGACGGCCGCGATCAGGGCCCGCTGCATGAAGGGGGGTGTGAGGAATTCCATGATCAGGTCAGCAGTCCCGTCCGGAGCGGCTCGGAGTCCGCGTGGGGATGTACGTGGTCGTGGCCGGGCAGGGCGTGCTGACCCACGGCCTCGGGGGGTGGTCCGTCGTGCGTCACGCAGCCGTCGCGCAGCACGATCGCCCGGTCGATGAGAGGTTCCAGCGGACCGAGCTCGTGCAGGACGAGCAGCACCGTCGTACCGGCGGCGACCTGCTCGCGCAGGGTCGCCGCGAGGATCTCCTGGCTGGCCAGGTCGACGCCGGCCATCGGCTCGTCCATGATCAGGAGCTCGGGCTCGGCGGCGAGGGCCCGCGCGATCAGCACGCGCTGGTGCTGACCGCCGGAGAGGGCGTTCACGGAGTCCCCGGCCCGGTCGGTGAGGCCGACGAGATCGATGGCGCGGTCGACGGCCGCCCGGTCCGCCCTGCCCGGGATCCTGAGCTTCGTACGGGACAGCCGGCCGGAGGCGACGATCTCGCGGATCGTGGCGGGGACGCCGCCGGCGGCGGTGGTGCGCTGCGGGACGTACCCGACGCGGGCCCACTGGCGAAAACGCCGCAGCGGGGTGCCGAAGAGCTCGACGGTGCCGCCGGTGAGGGGCACCTGGCCGATGACGGAGCGGACGGCGGTGGACTTGCCGGATCCGTTGGCGCCGAGCAGCGCCGCGACCTCACCGGCGTGGACGGTGAGGTCGACGCCGCGCAGCACGGGGCGCGCGCCGAGCGCCGCCGTGGCTCCGCGCATGCTGATCACGGGTTCGGGCGTACAGGGCTCGGGCACGATCGCCTCCGGTGCGGGTACGGGTGATGCGTGGGTCACTTCGCGCCGAGGGCCTTCTGCAGCGCGGCCAGGTTGGACGTCATGACCTCGATGTAGTCATCGCCCTTGGACGTGTCCGTGATTCCCTCCAGGGGATCCAGGACGCCGGTCTTCAGGCCGAGGTCCTTCGCCAGCGTCTTGGCGGTCCTGTCGCTGGCGAGCGTCTCGAAGAACACGGTGGTGGCCTTGTTCTTCTCGGCGACCGCGTGGATCTCGCTGATCCGGGCGGGGCTGGGCTCGGTCTCGGGGTCGAGGCCGGCGATGCCCTCCTGGGTGAGACCGTAGCGCTCGGCGAGGTACCCGAAGGCGGAGTGCGTCGTGACGAAGGTCCGGGTCGCCGTGCTCTTCAGTCCGCTCTCGTACGCCGTGTCCAGCGCGTCGAGCCTGCCGACCAGGGTGTCGGTGTTCTTGCGGTAGTCCGCGGCGTGCTCGGGGTCGGCCTTCGCCAAGGACTTCCCGACGCCCTCGGCGACCTCGGCGTACTTGACCGGGTCCAGCCAGATGTGGGGGTCGAGCCCGGCCTCCTCGCCCTCGTGCTCCGCGCCCTCCTCGTGGCCGTGGTCGTGGCTGTCGACCTCGGTGCCGTGGTTCTCGAGCGTGGTGAGCTTCGCGGCGTCCACGGTGTTCTTCACCCCGGCCTGGCCCACGGCGTCGTCGACGGCGGGCTGGATGCCCTTGAGGAAGAGGATGTAGTCGGCGTCGCCCAGTCCGCCGATCTGCCTCGGCGTGAGCTCCAGGTCGTGCGGTTCCACACCGGGCTTCGTCAGCGTGGTGACGGAGACGTGCGATCCGCCGATCTCCTCGGCGAGGAACTGCATCGGATAGAAGGACGCCACCACATCCAGCTTGTCGCCGCTCGCGGGGCCGCCCGTGTCGGAGGAGGAACAGGCGGAGAGCGCGGTGAGGCCGAGGGCGACTGCTCCGGCGACGGCGGCGGTGGGTATGAGGCGACGTACGTTCATGACAGTCATTTTCAACAAAAGTGGAAACGATTGTCAACAAGGCGTATGAGATGCCTGGGTCACAGACCCGGGAGCGCGATAGCGCCCCACCGATTTGATCCAGGGGGTGCGCCCGCCGGTAATCTGAGGCCTTCGCGCGCCCGTCCCCCGACCGCAACCCCCCACCGAGGCGCTCCGCACCACCCTTGCCGATATCGCCGTCTCCTGATCACCACCCCCCACCGAGGCGCTCCGCGCCGTCCCCTGTCCCATTTCGCCGTCGTAATGAAGAGAGCACCGTGGCCGCCGACAAGATCGACACCATCGTCAGCCTGAGCAAGCGCCGTGGCTTCGTCTATCCCTGCAGTGAGATCTACGGTGGCCAGAAGGCCGCCTGGGACTACGGGCCGCTGGGCGTCGAGCTGAAGGAGAACCTCAAGCGCCAGTGGTGGCGCTACATGGTCACCTCGCGCGAGGACGTGGTCGGTCTCGACTCGTCGGTCATCCTTGCCCCCGAGGTCTGGGTCGCCTCCGGCCACGTGGCCACGTTCTCCGACCCGCTCACCGAGTGCACCTCCTGTCACAAGCGCTACCGCGCCGACCACCTGGAGGAGGCGTACGAGGAGAAGCACGGCAAGCCGCCCGTGAACGGGCTGGCCGACCTCAACTGCCCCAACTGCGGCAACAAGGGCACGTTCACCGAGCCCAAGCAGTTCTCGGGGCTCCTCTCCACCCACCTCGGCCCGACCCAGGACTCCGGCTCCGTCGCCTACCTGCGCCCCGAGACCGCCCAGGGCATCTTCACCAACTTCGGCCAGGTGCAGCAGACCTCGCGCAAGAAGCCGCCGTTCGGCATCGCGCAGATGGGCAAGTCCTTCCGGAACGAGATCACTCCGGGCAACTTCATCTTCCGCACGCGCGAGTTCGAGCAGATGGAGATGGAGTTCTTCGTCAAGCCGGGCGAGGACGAGCAGTGGCAGGAGTACTGGATGGAGCAGCGCTGGAACTGGTACACCGGCCTGGGCCTCCGCGAGGAGAACATGCGGTGGTTCGAGCACC from Streptomyces sp. B1I3 includes:
- the era gene encoding GTPase Era produces the protein MGAMSARPNTEAAAEQAENNAPHRAGFACFVGRPNAGKSTLTNALVGQKVAITSNRPQTTRHTVRGIVHRPDAQLILVDTPGLHKPRTLLGERLNDVVRTTWAEVDVIGFCLPADQKLGPGDTFIIKELAGIKKTPKIAIVTKTDLVDSKALAEQLLAVSRLGEELGFEWAEIVPVSAVKDQQVGLLADLIAPLLPESPPLYPEGDLTDEPEMVMVAELIREAALEGVRDELPHSIAVVVEEMLPREDRPADKPLLDIHANVYIERPSQKGIIIGPKGKRLKDVGTKSRKHIEALLGTPVFLDLHVKVAKDWQRDPKQLRKLGF
- a CDS encoding protealysin inhibitor emfourin; the encoded protein is MRIQVSRTGGFAGIARHGEVDTSERPDAAEWESLADAALAAGRDGPPAGVPDGFRYRITVGDRTVHCADPRLTDAQRTLISRVLKEGA
- a CDS encoding M4 family metallopeptidase — encoded protein: MQPRPNNGFRPVFCTIVPPHLLDKLSQADDPALAGPARRTLEADGARRHHRRVTALARTPFAPRTADPVPTKPHRTLYDCRHGTDLPGRKVRDEGDEPTQDAGVNRAYAGLGATFELLLSEYGRSSIDGRGLPLIGSVHYDEKYNNAFFDGEQMVFGDGDGEIFLDFTVAIDVIAHELTHGLTQYTANLTYQGQPGALNESMSDVFGSLVKQYSLGQSAEQGDWLIGAGLLAPRVSGVALRSMKAPGTAYDDDVLGKDPQPASMDDYIETEEDNGGVHLNSGIPNRAFYLLATALGGNAWERAGRIWFDVLTGGELAQDASFADFAKRTVAAARSRFGEGDEAEAVLKAWSEVGVPTR
- the leuA gene encoding 2-isopropylmalate synthase is translated as MTAVNPAPNAVDAESAAPVGGPTPVTNATQLQKPSGMPVHKYRGYEAVDIADRTWPDNRITRAPRWLSTDLRDGNQALIDPMSPARKREMFDLLVRMGYKEIEVGFPSSGETDFAFVRSIIEEGAIPEDVTISVLTQAREELIERTVESLVGARRATVHLYNATAPTFRRVVFRGSKEEVKQIAVDGTRLVMEYADKILGDETIFGYQYSPEIFTDTELDFALEVCEAVCDVWQPEEGREIILNLPATVERSTPSTHADRFEWMSRHLTRREHVCLSVHPHNDRGTAVAAAELAIMAGADRIEGCLFGQGERTGNVDLVTLGMNLFSQGVDPQIDFSQIDEIRRTSEYCNQMEIHPRHPYAGDLVYTAFSGSHQDAIKKGFDAMEADAASQGKTVDEIEWAVPYLPIDPKDVGRSYEAVIRVNSQSGKGGIAYVLKNDHKLDLPRRMQIEFSRIIQAKTDAEGGEVTPSQIWSTFRDEYLPSPENTAGRWGRVQIRSGQTTTGSDGQDTITVEATVDGADTVLTGTGNGPISAFFEALQAIGIDARLLDYTEHTMSEGASAQAASYIECAIDGKVLWGIGIDANTTRASLKAVVSAVNRATR
- a CDS encoding TerB family tellurite resistance protein — its product is MRLRVYGIRTVWDTVGDGEFFCPGCGGDRNYRRLSGRRRFTVLGLPLRARGSAGPVVECAACRAHFPVGTLDHPTTTRFSTMLREAVHTVTLAVLAAGGTTSRTVLEAAAATVRDAGLDECTQEQLFTIVEVLAADTGPEGADSAAEACGAAFAIELHEVLGPLAPHLAAAGRESVLLQGARIALADGPYGQAELEVLSTVGSALQIGPDDTARLLAAAARTPS
- the recO gene encoding DNA repair protein RecO; the encoded protein is MSLFRDDGVVLRTQKLGEADRIITILTRGHGRVRAVARGVRRTKSKFGARLEPFSHVDVQFFARGSELIGRGLPLCTQSETIAPYGGGIVSDYGRYTAGTAMLETAERFTDHEGEPAVQQYLLLVGGLRTLARAEHAPNLILDAFLLRSLAVNGYAPSFDDCARCGMPGPNRFFSVAAGGVICGDCRVPGSVVPSAEAVELLSALLTGDWETADASEARHVREGSGLVSAYLHWHLERGLRSLRYVEK
- a CDS encoding isoprenyl transferase encodes the protein MAVRGMLGGRSRREYKTPEPHPSGATPPRIPGELVPKHVAVVMDGNGRWAKERGLPRTEGHKVGEGVVMDVLKGCIEMGVKNLSLYAFSTENWKRSPDEVKFLMNFNRDVIRRRRDEMDELGIRIRWVGRMPKLWKSVVQELQVAQEQTKDNDRMTLYFCVNYGGRAEIADAAQRIAQDVAAGKLDPAKVNEKTFAKYIYYPDMPDVDLFVRPSGEQRTSNYLIWQSAYAEMVFQDVLWPDFDRRDLWSACLEFARRDRRFGGAEEAALGQGPAV
- a CDS encoding Fur family transcriptional regulator yields the protein MATAPISGTNAAPVRGRSTRQRAAVAAALDEVDEFRSAQDLHDVLKHRGDSVGLTTVYRTLQSLADAGEVDVLRTTDGEAVYRRCSTGEHHHHLVCRVCGKAVEVEGPAVEQWAETIASQHGYVNVAHTVEIFGTCADCASGAPEATRK
- a CDS encoding metal ABC transporter permease — protein: MEFLTPPFMQRALIAAVLVGITAPAIGVYLVQRRQALMGDGIGHIAMTGVGLGFLLSTNPVWMATLVAVAGSVVMELIRWYGRTRGDIALAMLFYGGMAGGVMLINLSDTGSNANLTSFLFGSLSTVSEEDVTAIVVLAALVVLVTVGLRRQLFAVSQDEEFARVTGLPVRALNLLVAVTAAVTVTVAMRVVGLLLVSALMVVPVAAAQQIAKSFKVTFVLSVVIGTAVTLAGTVTSYYRDVPPGATIVLLAIATFIALTALATPLARRRARAHEEDPGQCTLEVPAARPPADDVRV
- a CDS encoding metal ABC transporter ATP-binding protein encodes the protein MPEPCTPEPVISMRGATAALGARPVLRGVDLTVHAGEVAALLGANGSGKSTAVRSVIGQVPLTGGTVELFGTPLRRFRQWARVGYVPQRTTAAGGVPATIREIVASGRLSRTKLRIPGRADRAAVDRAIDLVGLTDRAGDSVNALSGGQHQRVLIARALAAEPELLIMDEPMAGVDLASQEILAATLREQVAAGTTVLLVLHELGPLEPLIDRAIVLRDGCVTHDGPPPEAVGQHALPGHDHVHPHADSEPLRTGLLT
- a CDS encoding metal ABC transporter substrate-binding protein, with translation MNVRRLIPTAAVAGAVALGLTALSACSSSDTGGPASGDKLDVVASFYPMQFLAEEIGGSHVSVTTLTKPGVEPHDLELTPRQIGGLGDADYILFLKGIQPAVDDAVGQAGVKNTVDAAKLTTLENHGTEVDSHDHGHEEGAEHEGEEAGLDPHIWLDPVKYAEVAEGVGKSLAKADPEHAADYRKNTDTLVGRLDALDTAYESGLKSTATRTFVTTHSAFGYLAERYGLTQEGIAGLDPETEPSPARISEIHAVAEKNKATTVFFETLASDRTAKTLAKDLGLKTGVLDPLEGITDTSKGDDYIEVMTSNLAALQKALGAK